DNA from Microvirga ossetica:
CAGCTCAATTCATTCGATGATCGGTTCCCCTGAGCCATCGAGACGCTCGACGGCCGCGCGCTCCTTGCGCAGCGTTATGGGCACCTCGACGTTCTCGACCGATGCGGTGCGGCGGATTCGGACCTCCTCCACCAGCACGAGTTGCTTCTCGACGACGAGGCGCTCCTCGAACACGGGAACGATCGTGACGTCACCGTCCGTGCGGATCTGCGGAATGGTATCGACGACGCGGTTGACGGGAATGCGTTCGACCTCGACCGTTTCCAGCGACAGCATCTCCTTGAGGATGCGCTCCTCGGTGTCGACGGTGGTCTTCACGATGACCCTGCCGCTCGCCACCTGCCGCTTGGCGATCCTGGCTTCCTCCTCGACGATCGGGATCACGAGCGTGTCGGACTTGTCGGTCTCACTCATCTCGATACTCCCGGAGGTGGGCTCGCGCATGGTTTAATACCTTTTACTCGCTCAAGAAGAGCAGGCGCTTGCGTCGCTGCGAAGCGAGGAAGCGCCTGCTTTCAATAACGTTGGATCAAGCGGATGGGGAGGCGGCGATTGCCGTCTTGTTGATCTCGGTCTCCGCGAGCCGCGTCAGCTTCTCGTCGGCCGCCTTCTCCTCCTCCAGGGTCTGTCCAAGCAGCGCCGCCACCTCGCTCTCTCCGCAATCCTGCGCGATGGTCTTCAATGAGCCGTAGCTGGCGATCTCGTAATGCTCGACCTTCTGCGCTGCCATGACGAGCGCCACGTCGAGCAGCTCGCTCGGAAGCCCCTCCTCCATCACCTCTTCCGCCTCTGCGATCAGGCCTTGCGTGGCTTCGCAGGTGTTGCCATCGGGATCGGCTCCCAGGTGCTCGAAAGCCTGCTTGAGGCGCTCGACCTGATTCGCTGTCTCCTGGCGATGGGTTTGGAACGCCTGCTTGAGGTTCGGGGACGTGGCGGCATCGGCCATGGCGCCGAGACCTTCCAGAATCTGGGTCTCGGAGCTGTAGGTGTCTCTCATCTCTTCGATGAGCAGGTCCTTGATCGTTTGCATGATGTCCTCATGGTTCTGGTGGTTGATGCGTCTTGTGTGCGTCCGGCACCTGACCCAACGGCGTCAGCTTATCGACGATACCGGGCAGGTGCTGGGAGAGTTCCGTGAGCAGTTCCTGGCTTGGAAGGCCGGACTGGCGCGCAAGGGCATGGATCGTTGCCGGACCGAGGGCCTCCTCGAGATGGTTCGGCGTGACCGGCTCGTTTTCACCCAGGCCGACCCAGGATTGAGCGATCGCGCCGTGGCCGCAGTGGATAAAGCGATCGAGGAGCTGGCGGAGTCCTTCGCCATGCTCCTTGCCGCCTCGTGATGTCAGGAGAGCACTGACAGCGACCGCGATCGGCGAGGAGGGATCGATGCTGCTCGCCGATGGTCCGTAAATGCCGCGGGCGGCCTCATCGAGGAACTGCACCGTTGTTCTCCGTATCGGGTGAATGGGGGCGGACCCGATCGGGGCCGCCCCGCAAGGCTCAGACCGAGCGATTCAACGTGGCCTTGTCCGTCGCGACCCGATCGTCCTCGACATCGACCTTGGTCGAGCGGACCTTGTCCGACACGGTCTCGGTGCGCTGTTCGACGCCCTTCTTGACCACCACCTCGCCGGTGACGCGAGCTTCCTTCGAGACCACGGCCTCTTCCGAAGTTGCTCGAGCTTCGATTGTGCGCTCGCGGAACGCATCGTCCCCGACCGCCGTGGCGCGATCAACAGGGCGACGCTCGACGTGGACGCTCTCGGTGCGCAGGCTGACCTGCTCGCTCACCGGTGTCTCGACCACGTAGCTGCGCACCTTGACACGGCCCCGGCTGACATCCCGCTTGCCGACGCGGAGCTGCTCCTCGACCACCGGGATGACCTCCTCGCCAGCATCCGCCGCGCGGCTTGTGGTGGGTACGTTCGCCTCCCTGGTTGTCGCAACATTCATGGCAGTGGTTCCTGGCGTATAGCCCTGCCAGCCTTCGGCGCGCCATGCGCTCTCGCGCTCCTCCAGGTCGACGGTGCCGTATTCCTCGAGAATGTCCTCGGCGCGCTCGGCCTGGGCCGGATCAACCATGACGGTCACCATGGAGCTGCCGCGGTGCATGGCTTCGGCATAGGTGGAGCGATCCTCGTCGGGCAGGAAGAAGTCAGCGAGGGAGGCAAGAAAGCCCTTCTCATCGCGGTCGGTGTCGTAGGATGAGCCCGTCGCCGGAGATGAGG
Protein-coding regions in this window:
- a CDS encoding YsnF/AvaK domain-containing protein, producing MTQQTMTARQTMTALFDNRSDAMRAIDELVSAGISRTSITLMPEDDSASSPATGSSYDTDRDEKGFLASLADFFLPDEDRSTYAEAMHRGSSMVTVMVDPAQAERAEDILEEYGTVDLEERESAWRAEGWQGYTPGTTAMNVATTREANVPTTSRAADAGEEVIPVVEEQLRVGKRDVSRGRVKVRSYVVETPVSEQVSLRTESVHVERRPVDRATAVGDDAFRERTIEARATSEEAVVSKEARVTGEVVVKKGVEQRTETVSDKVRSTKVDVEDDRVATDKATLNRSV
- a CDS encoding ferritin-like domain-containing protein, producing MQTIKDLLIEEMRDTYSSETQILEGLGAMADAATSPNLKQAFQTHRQETANQVERLKQAFEHLGADPDGNTCEATQGLIAEAEEVMEEGLPSELLDVALVMAAQKVEHYEIASYGSLKTIAQDCGESEVAALLGQTLEEEKAADEKLTRLAETEINKTAIAASPSA
- a CDS encoding YsnF/AvaK domain-containing protein translates to MSETDKSDTLVIPIVEEEARIAKRQVASGRVIVKTTVDTEERILKEMLSLETVEVERIPVNRVVDTIPQIRTDGDVTIVPVFEERLVVEKQLVLVEEVRIRRTASVENVEVPITLRKERAAVERLDGSGEPIIE
- a CDS encoding YidB family protein, which gives rise to MQFLDEAARGIYGPSASSIDPSSPIAVAVSALLTSRGGKEHGEGLRQLLDRFIHCGHGAIAQSWVGLGENEPVTPNHLEEALGPATIHALARQSGLPSQELLTELSQHLPGIVDKLTPLGQVPDAHKTHQPPEP